The genomic window tGCATTTATCATTTCAAGACAACGAACGTACCCTTGTGATGGTGGAGTGGGAGGGTGAAGACACAGTTCAGGCTCTTCCCCTCACGTTCCAGCCACAGCTTTCACTCTATGTTCTTCCTATTAGcccaccctcccacctccctcgTTACTATTACCCCTGCTCTGTAACTCTTCAGGGCCTGCAGGCTGAGAAAACCACCTCTATCACACAgccttcccccagcctctgtTCCACAGCACACTCTCAGAAGGGACTCTTGCAGAGAGTTGTTCTcaacatgaataaaagaaagaaaaaaaccttaacacaCCCCACAACCACTTCTTGGCAAAACTCCAATGCAGTGGCACCGTTCCCTGTAACCTGTCACCATCACGTTTTATTACAAGGCCCCTGTTGCAGAAAGATCAGTACTGTCGTTCTCTACATGCCAGATCCTAGTGACAGGCAGATGGACGGATGTCAGTGTCACCTACCAATTAATTCAACTACTGAGCACcaggcaagctttttttttaaaaaaacccatcagttATTATTGTTTGAGGTATTTTACCACAACAAACCTGAAGCTCCcataaaaagcaccactattccAACCAAATTCCCATACCAATTTCATCTACCACTTCAATCATCTTCTCCAGGTCATCAGGACAGATGTCAGGGCAGTGTGTGAAGCCAAAGTAGATCAGCACCCACTGGCCGATGTAGTCCTTGCTGGTCTTGGGCTGTCCCTCATGGTTAATGAGTGAGAAGGGACCTCCTGGAAGTAGTTTCCCAATGCCTCGGTTCCGTTCCTTCTCCAGGTCTACAAAAAACCAAGAGGGGATCAAACACATCCATGCCACAACCCACGCTGCTTCCAAAGAGAagcttctgaagcagctgagattCAGGAAACCTCTCCAAgtcacagcccgggatgctgaaATGTCAAGATCTACCAACACCCGTTGTGCAGAAGCTCCATGTGGACAAGACTTGCAAAAAGCACTCCATTTTAGTCAAAACTGTACGCATCACTAAACTCCTTTGAAACATAATAATCTCGTTCACTATCAtctgatagtatttttatttttttagaaaaaaagacaacaaggagAAAGCCAGGTACCTGGCTTGGTATGAAACAGAAGACTAATCATCCTTTGCAAACCGACCATATCGCAGAAGCTGTAGCAGTTCTGATTGGAAAcactaaaaacatgaaaatgaaacccatgggcagctcctgcaggagagtAAAATGGGCACACACAGTACCCTgagtgaaaccagcagaaagcccCCGTGTGCTGCATCGACTGGCTGCAGCGTGCGtgacaaaaacccaaccactccAACCGCGAACGTGCCTTTAAAAATTTGAGAACGCTTaaccttgaaggtttttttgacttTCTAAAAATTTTCTGCGGCACATCTATACAcgtaggcacagagcagcactgtgtaAAGCACACCGTGATGCAGTGGGGTGCCCGAGTAGATAAAAGACATCCGAACGCACAAAGTACATCATCTGAATGCAAACTACAACCCTGCGGAGGCTTCTCCCGCCTGGCCGCACGCCGGCAGcccaggccgggccccgccgcggcagcgcggcctccccgcggcgggccgggtccagtccctccccgccgcactcaccctcctccttccGCCGTTTCACCTTCTTCGTGgcggccagcagccccccgcacAGCACGACGGTGGCCGCCAACGACCGCCACGACACCAGCAGCCGCGGAGAAGCTGTTCAGTGACTGAAAGGGGGGGACGGCGCGGCCCGtcgcgcccggctccgccgccgaggAAGGACgcggctcgctccctccctccctccttcactcaccctcctctgcccgcccggccTGGGGCCGCTTCCCGgcggcagacgggacagcgggcggctgccgggcgcgggcggcgcggcccggcccctcggcgcggccgccggcagccgccagcacagccccggccgcccgcagcgaagcgccgccgccgccatcttgtgtCCCCCGCGCttccccctcagcgaggggcggcctccccagtgccgagcccagggctcagatcccttccctggccccgctggccccgccggtgctgacacaagccaggatgccatcggccttcttggccccctgggcacgctgctggctcattatcaccccccaggtccctctctgaccggcagctctccagccgctcctccccaggcctgtagcgctgctggggggcgttgtggcccaagggcagaacccagcctctggcctcagtgaaactcctccagttggcctcagccggttctaggatttgattttcatctgcactttatcGACGAAGCTtaggagcagggcatggcacagctgaaaggcttctccccacagcacacgtggagggtgatggaggctgggtgctgtgtcttactgcaggccctggtattgCCACACGAGCCCAGATGGACAGTAGCACaaggcagaacataatttaaaacaatctatttagatcctagatttgtcttattttgctCTCAAACGTTTCCTTCCTACGTGATCAAATGAAGCGTTTTGGTGAAATATTGAGTGACATCActtacaaataatataaaatccaacaaagtgctttgggaacaaaatacccgagaaagtctaaattgaaaaatgtgagaagaaaaaaaagggcattagaaAATTTAGATGCACACGCACATAATTCACCGTAATGCCCTCTCTTCttcaaacagaatacaaatgatCTAGTCTTTCTTTAGTTTTCATGAGCAAgtggagaagttttccttctatcttaacttcaaataatgtttttaagtgtgAAGATCTTGCTCTGATCCCGTGCATCCCAAAGCAGTAGCAGGTTGGCTTCCACAATACAACAGCCCTAGTGCCTGGCTCAGCTTCACTGGCCTTGCACAGGAGGATATAGCACCAATTTTGAATGGAAACTCACAATTCcatttgaaacattctgaaataggattttgaaaatagaagtatatttaaatacattagacACTACTGGTTACAGCACCAgaggattttattctgttttacattttcatgcaacaGCGATGAAAGCGATGGGGGTTTAGTTCATTATGACAACAGCCCCAATAACTCATGCAACTGCAGCAAAGTTCTGTGTTGCTCTAATCCTCCTCCAACATGTAGCCTCTTCAACCAGGCCCACAGAGTGTTTCTTTGTCCAACTTGTGGCAACACTATTTACATTAACTCTGCAGCAATGGAGCTGGGAAGCCctggaaatccaaagagaagaacacattaacattctcacatctgtgattgccgcctttgctctttttcagcatctcttgctgCATTAGTAATATCTTCTATCTCAGTTTGGACTTGTGCCATCTCAGGttcgggctgctgctgctttgtattgaaaaggctgctgttctataaaggagaaaaagagaggctctgagtctcttacacagagagactatgaattactatttgttcttgctctgtgcatctctagaccaaacacaggtctgtctgagcaaagcaaactccCTGGCTGTGGAGGAGCCGCACACGTTCAGCGGCATCCAGGAGCTCCCGCTCAGCCACTTTCCTCGGCGGCTGGCAGTCAACagccgcaggtccctctctgactggcaagagaaatggaggccaAACAAACTGCGGCTCTTGACACAGGCCACTTCACATCTGCTCGTAGCCGTGGTGAAGGATCATGCCAGTGGCTACAGGTACCGCCCCCACGGGAACAAGTATGAGGGTGGGAAGCTCAGGCAAGTGGGACTTTGAAGCATGGTCAAGACAACCTGCACTAGTGACGAGAAATTCATCAAGGATagactttgatctccaaaccctagaaaagaaGTGGAACACCCTGGAACATAAAGAAAAGGTCTGGGATTGTGCTGACGATGAAATAGCGGACAACCTGGCACAGCGAACAACCGATTAATTAAtgtggcaatgaaactaactttggaGTGTCCTGGAAGGGAACCCAAGGGGCGTCACCACTTCAGCCTCGCACAGAAGCGGTGTTGTAGGGCGCTTTCTTCAGGGactccaggaagagctgctcctcgtCTAAGTAAGCGCGgttctgagaggggaagggggcaaaggggaagggaagagaaaagagagggatggatggaagaggtatcagagggtgccacagaagggggctgacagtcctggctgtcactcaggagggagggagggaagcatcccaaaccctccctcctgcagtcagcagtgggcaGGTACCACCCGTGGCaccccctggggtgtgggggctccccccgccccgagcccacaACCTCACGCTCTGAGCAAGACCCACAGCGGAAGCCTCAAAGAGCAGCCCcgcctggggaaggacccagcagggaATCGGGGGGCCGAcgggagaggacagggacatcctgaagccagaggccagctggctcctcccagccagggacacgGCGAGGACAAGTGCGACCCCACAGTGCCGAGGACCTTGTCCATCAGCCTGAGACCAGCTGTGAGGAGCCACCCGTCCTTgcttctgccatccctcctctagGTGCCCGGGTCTTCTACaagcccgcccagccccacagctcagtaatgatcttagccacagcctgggctgtctcCCACCAGGCTCAaatcaggtttcacccagccctgctcccacccagcacgtttgaagccccttcccaccccagtcgcccaccacctcacctgcagGACCCGGAACTTCATCATCGCCACCGTGGCACTGAGctcggcagagctggcagtggccacgAGTTTCTCGAGAGCGGCCTGGAGCGCCTCgacacctcccaggctccctaTGGAACAGAAGCCTGATTGTGtggtgctgccaccatcagaggatccgcagatggagacaacacagcatcccttcgggtgctgcctgcgggtccctgcagcagggtcctcCCCGCGCTCCCAGGGCAAACGGGCTTTAACCCACCAccagcctctcccttcctggcccctctgccctctcctggcactgccctggctcagagcttCGCTGAGCTCCTTCACAAGACGAGGAGGCCAACTCCTCCCGTCTGAGGCTGATACGCAGGGGAACTAAAacagcccccaggagcagcccaagccTCCCAAGAAGGGGAGTACAATacgtccctccccaccagcagcaagcacGGAGCCTTACCCGGCACACTGGAGGAGCCTGTCAGAGGGGCACTCGAGTCCTGCCTTGCGGGCCGCACCATCGTGGGGCGGTTGGACACCTCCTGGCGCAGCTGCTCAAGTCGGCTCATCTGCTTAGCCATGCTCAGCCgaccctgccccgtcccggggagaaagggagagagagaagatgtcgGCAAAGGTTCGGGCCCTTGGCACGGCGGCCCCAGGCCCAGAAGGGAAGCCGAGGGGGTACTTGCCTGCTGCAGACactcttcctgctgcctgaactgctCCAACTGCCACTGCAGGGCCTGCAGCCTGGACTGGTCCTGCGACTCGGCCCTGAGTGCCTCCTGCAGGGCCCGCTGCCCTTCCTCGTacttctgggaggagagctgcaaggcagagcggctggggaggctggggacagggaccctcgctgccctgggcccagcaggactccttcaggcgtcccctccttccccttccaggacaggctttccctccctgctctgggagggcagtggaagcccagctttgctgccagcccgtgCGCAGCTGGCAACGGCAGCGCAGACGCTCCGCTTACCTTGgtcattcttctcatctcctcctcctgcagccggaTGCGCAGTGCAGCCTCGCtcacattctccctctctgccttcagctcctggcagagcttgtcctgcagctccttctccctcgccagctgctcctcctgggctctCAGCGTGTGGGCCCACATCTTCACCTTGGCCCACTCCTAGGATGGGCACAGGGGAAACCAGCGCATGACCTGATCCGTCCTGGATGCTCTCTCGTGTCTTTCCAAGAGATGGGAAACATCTGCCCCGGATGAGCTTCTCGTGTGTGCCCCTCTGGGGCGCAGAGCAACTCCACTAGCtactccagcagcaccctcaccccccgGCCTCGGGCTCTTCCCGGAACAGCCTCATTCTCACCACCCCAAGCGATGTCTCTGCCTCCAACAACTCGACGACTCCCCTGTAGGCAGGACCCACCCGGCAgcctgccaagcgggtgctggaggccatgggcaggggctctgctgcggtACCTTGGCCAGGCTCCTCTCGGGGCCCTCTCCCTGGGAGGCCACGGGCAGCGCTCGGGCCGTGGCCTGCTCCTtgctcagtggctgctgctgggcgtcAAATTCAGCCCGCTCGGCCgccagcttctgcagctcccCCGCGTGCTGCCGCGTCACCGCCAGCCGCTCCTGCAGCAACGCGCTCTGGAGACGTcgccagagaggaagagagaaagcactaagtcccagttgctggaacgtttttctcctttaaacccaCCTCTGCCACTGAACCTCGGCCAACACCCAGAGGTTGCTTCAAGCCCCCGGCGCCTGGCAGGAACCCTGCGCGGAAAGCTCTGGCCCCACgctcctccagaagctgcagcacCGTGCACGCACACGGCAGCCTCTCGCACCCGTGTGCCAGAGGCTCGATCTGAGGGCGATTCGCCACACAACTGGgtgtgggattgaggaggcagaggaaggacgctgcagcccagcacccagctctttcCTCTACCACAcgccgcagcgcagccccgctcagactcacaggacctgagaaaagcacctggaaatctccgccccacctcaccttcgccttctccagctccactcgCTCCAAGAGCTGCCGGGTCATCGCTTGTTGCGCCTCCTCCAGCGATTCCACTTTGGAGCGCTCCGCCAGCAACCTCTGGTGCTCCTGGGTTCagacacagaggagacacagatgccactcgcaggctccagcccagggaccGCCAGTGGGCAAGACCCACGGCCCATCCCCagacaggagggctgagctgggcagagggcacagggcgggctcacctccagcagccgagtctgctcatccagcctggcctccagttTAGCCACCATCTCCCGGAACCGGCACccatcctcctccgcctccctctgctgctgacacaggctgtcctggagctctggggagaggcagcagcggggccgtGAGCAGCACGAAGAGGGAAGTCCCACTCTGTCTACCCCGtattcacagaagaactgcacgcgcttgtgctcagcaccttcggcacatcccccaggacaccatgttggaaaggaaagaccctgagaagcccagtgaccgaggcaggca from Athene noctua chromosome 14, bAthNoc1.hap1.1, whole genome shotgun sequence includes these protein-coding regions:
- the LOC141965843 gene encoding fas-binding factor 1 homolog, with the translated sequence MLKGLCLLSVSLQAESPGLGLLHERKLGAPAAQLHEGCRAALFRAQARVAELESQVQTLELARAQDKLLLEILRQRHQEDLDLLDSTHRSQAKMLEETCRQREQRLRQEKEQLVAQLQGQRQEAERERAELLAQHLAELERLRELQRVSVQELRREHEQQLQQLKRLKDQEVEAVTSATSHTRTLNGVVDQMEKFCGTLRDVLRKVEATQQTTSQELAMGTQKQEKCLQELQDSLCQQQREAEEDGCRFREMVAKLEARLDEQTRLLEEHQRLLAERSKVESLEEAQQAMTRQLLERVELEKAKSALLQERLAVTRQHAGELQKLAAERAEFDAQQQPLSKEQATARALPVASQGEGPERSLAKEWAKVKMWAHTLRAQEEQLAREKELQDKLCQELKAERENVSEAALRIRLQEEEMRRMTKLSSQKYEEGQRALQEALRAESQDQSRLQALQWQLEQFRQQEECLQQGRLSMAKQMSRLEQLRQEVSNRPTMVRPARQDSSAPLTGSSSVPGSLGGVEALQAALEKLVATASSAELSATVAMMKFRVLQNRAYLDEEQLFLESLKKAPYNTASVRG